DNA sequence from the Camelina sativa cultivar DH55 unplaced genomic scaffold, Cs unpScaffold34012, whole genome shotgun sequence genome:
TAACAGACTGCAGTGGGGCATGCAAGTCTAAATTTGGACAAGATACAATTAGCAGATGTGACCGCGACGGTGGTAAAGGAACATGTATTTGCAGTTATCCTTGTTCAACTGAAAAACCCCATATCTGAAGTCAgc
Encoded proteins:
- the LOC109132166 gene encoding putative defensin-like protein 170, producing the protein DCSGACKSKFGQDTISRCDRDGGKGTCICSYPCSTEKPHI